A window of Eubacteriaceae bacterium ES3 contains these coding sequences:
- a CDS encoding carbohydrate-binding domain-containing protein: MKKTKMRVFSAAAVLTMALSGNVFAATDLITPTAEITADISEFSVEYRGHIQNTGDYPLDNSWIQGPDELGTEGQGLRLEGFWIELTGDVPDGAHIEYQVHVENEGWMDWVADGEFAGTEGKSERIEAIRIRLVDDSGNTLSGYSVQYRGHIQDQGDTDWVSDGEDLGTTGLGRRLEALEVQIVTTDSSDNSTDEDTDEASDESSEIYSFVTSPTSTIELDTEFSKRELSGTYDESDATQVIFNGSDISVDGDGAAVDGNTLNITAAGTYIVSGDLSDGQILVNAGDDDKVQIVLNGVSIYNSTNAPIYLLNADKVFITLADGTTNTLTDNSDEYIQTDDNTVDAVIFSKTDLCLNGTGTLNITANYQHAIVSKDDLVITGGTYNISAVDNCLKGKDALKVYDGVFNLNSSGGKGLTSKNDDDSTRGYVYIADGTFNIENCTEGIEGTAVIIEDGIIDITATDDGLNAASATSDDTTTDISDPAAGEMPTMPDDGTMPDGTMPDDGTRPTKPDDGTMPDDGTQPDGGGGMMGTDTNAYISIAGGTINIDAQGDGIDSNGNLYISGGTVLVSGPTSSGNGALDYDGTADISGGTVVFAGSSGMVQNFSDTSTQAAMLYTFSSTVSGGTELSLTDADGNMLVSYSPVKDYQTVIISTPAIAVGSTYTLTAGSESTTIEQTDTITGGGNQGGGGPGGDMGDRPDPGLDPMTPPTDTEI; the protein is encoded by the coding sequence ATGAAAAAAACAAAAATGCGTGTGTTCTCAGCCGCTGCAGTGCTGACGATGGCGCTATCAGGCAACGTTTTTGCTGCAACAGACCTTATCACCCCAACTGCTGAAATAACTGCTGATATCTCTGAATTCAGCGTGGAATATCGTGGACATATCCAAAACACCGGCGACTATCCCCTTGATAACAGCTGGATACAGGGTCCTGACGAGCTGGGCACCGAAGGACAGGGACTTCGACTTGAAGGCTTCTGGATTGAACTGACCGGAGACGTTCCAGATGGGGCCCATATCGAGTATCAGGTTCATGTTGAAAATGAAGGCTGGATGGACTGGGTCGCTGACGGCGAATTTGCCGGAACTGAAGGAAAAAGCGAGCGGATTGAAGCTATTCGCATTCGGCTTGTTGATGATTCCGGTAATACTTTGAGCGGTTATTCCGTCCAGTATCGCGGACATATCCAGGATCAGGGTGATACCGATTGGGTTTCTGACGGCGAAGATTTGGGAACAACCGGTCTTGGTCGACGCCTTGAAGCACTTGAAGTCCAGATAGTTACTACTGATTCAAGTGACAACTCCACCGATGAGGACACGGACGAAGCAAGCGACGAAAGTAGTGAAATCTACAGTTTTGTAACTTCTCCAACCTCTACTATCGAGTTAGACACCGAATTTTCTAAGCGCGAGTTAAGCGGAACATACGATGAAAGTGACGCAACTCAAGTCATTTTTAACGGCAGTGATATTAGCGTTGACGGTGATGGCGCAGCAGTCGACGGCAACACCCTAAACATCACGGCTGCCGGCACCTACATTGTCAGCGGTGATTTAAGCGACGGACAAATTCTTGTGAATGCCGGTGATGATGATAAAGTACAAATCGTATTAAATGGTGTCAGTATCTACAACAGCACCAATGCACCAATCTATTTGTTAAATGCCGATAAGGTCTTTATTACTCTAGCCGATGGAACGACCAACACCTTAACCGATAACTCAGACGAATATATCCAGACTGACGACAACACAGTTGATGCGGTCATCTTTTCGAAAACCGATTTGTGTCTTAACGGAACCGGCACTTTAAACATTACTGCCAATTACCAGCACGCCATTGTTTCAAAAGATGATCTGGTAATTACCGGCGGTACTTATAATATCAGTGCAGTCGATAACTGTTTAAAAGGTAAAGATGCCCTCAAGGTTTACGATGGGGTCTTTAACCTCAACTCATCCGGTGGTAAGGGTCTTACTTCTAAAAATGACGACGATTCGACCAGAGGCTATGTCTATATTGCGGATGGAACTTTCAATATTGAAAACTGCACCGAAGGAATCGAAGGAACAGCAGTCATCATTGAAGATGGTATCATTGATATTACAGCTACCGATGACGGCTTAAACGCGGCAAGCGCAACAAGCGATGATACCACTACTGATATAAGCGATCCAGCTGCTGGTGAAATGCCAACAATGCCTGATGATGGCACAATGCCAGATGGTACAATGCCTGATGACGGAACCAGACCTACAAAACCAGATGACGGTACCATGCCTGACGATGGAACACAGCCTGATGGCGGCGGTGGCATGATGGGAACCGACACCAACGCTTATATTTCAATCGCAGGCGGCACCATTAATATTGACGCCCAAGGCGATGGCATTGACTCCAACGGCAACCTCTATATTTCCGGCGGCACAGTTCTGGTCAGTGGTCCGACCAGTAGCGGCAATGGCGCTTTAGATTATGACGGGACCGCTGATATCAGCGGCGGGACAGTCGTATTTGCCGGCAGCTCCGGTATGGTTCAGAATTTTTCTGATACGTCTACCCAGGCAGCTATGCTCTATACTTTCTCTTCAACTGTTTCAGGTGGAACTGAGCTGAGTCTTACTGATGCCGATGGCAATATGTTAGTCTCCTACAGTCCAGTTAAAGACTATCAGACTGTAATCATTAGCACACCTGCTATCGCTGTGGGGTCAACCTACACTCTAACAGCCGGTAGTGAATCGACGACTATTGAACAGACCGATACGATCACAGGCGGCGGTAATCAGGGCGGTGGCGGCCCCGGTGGCGATATGGGCGATCGACCAGATCCCGGTCTTGATCCGATGACCCCGCCAACAGATACAGAAATCTAA
- a CDS encoding methyl-accepting chemotaxis protein has protein sequence MERNFKLGMRLTTKLILMTVLTLIAATVILGFFSVSRGTEIIETENALDSNAYVLESANHIGAIIEGNLGKLEVASQGVMITGMNFDEQSQVLPDIAEKLGYEDIAVMDMDGHAKYVIGGGEFEAGDRFWYQEGFAGNLVISDVAVSLVTGEPSVFDVAPIRNNGEVVGLLVARRNPAFLTEVVSGLGDGENQYGLIISENGVLMAHPNQQLVIDETNIYEAAEQETDLALGYVLQETDLSQVATIYYEREGVGKIGHIAPIPGTTWTLVISESQSFMLEPINNLRNGILLIAFLTVLGAAAVSFFVSRQIAKPVAAANSTLQEINRGHLSKRVKVTTRDEVGEMSNTLNQMADNLQNNIVGLMNQIAQGDVSAQLSVADDQDEITPALITTVETVRALIAEASSLADAAKAGKWDTRGDAQAFSGGFKEIVQGVNDTLDIVVDQMVWYEAILDSVPFPIHVTDNDMKWVFMNKSFEDFLVNNGAIQDRESAKGMDCWHAGAEICQTENCGIRQLVDHDNPQSYFEWHGRNNKQDTAYLKNAKGENIGFVETVTDLTEIMRVSNYTAAEVSRLAANLNLLAQGNIDLDLNLMEADEYTTEVSNQFITIRDNLSEVKNSVEHLINDATMMALAGMQGQLDTRADASAHQGQFSEIVVGLNGIMDAVVGPIKEASATLKELAQGNLNTEMTGIYNGDYVQIKDDMNRTVTFLKRYVNEITETLTEIGQGNLDLEITDDYLGDFQAIKDSLNGITSELSSTLATIGEASGQVESGANQISDGGQALSQGASEQAAAIQELNASMEEVAGDTSRNATNANQANVLSSDVKSSAEDGNSQMDAMVVAMNDINESSNNISKIIRVIDDIAFQTNILALNAAVEAARAGQHGKGFAVVAEEVRTLAARSAEAARETTDLIEGSISKVEAGTTIASQTSESLKEILDKIGTMTNLVAEIATASNDQATKINEINTGIEQVSKVVQTNSATAEESAAASEELLGQAELLKGRVNAFKLKKGGSSSYQAPAAKLAHSSR, from the coding sequence ATGGAGAGAAATTTTAAACTGGGAATGCGTTTAACGACTAAGCTTATTCTGATGACGGTGCTGACACTTATTGCGGCGACGGTTATTCTGGGCTTTTTTTCAGTCAGTCGCGGGACAGAAATTATTGAAACTGAGAATGCCCTTGATTCCAATGCCTATGTTTTAGAGAGCGCCAATCATATTGGAGCGATTATTGAAGGGAATCTGGGAAAGCTTGAAGTGGCTTCTCAGGGTGTAATGATTACCGGCATGAATTTTGATGAGCAGTCTCAAGTCCTGCCAGATATTGCCGAAAAACTTGGTTATGAAGATATTGCAGTCATGGATATGGATGGACATGCCAAGTATGTCATAGGTGGCGGTGAATTTGAGGCTGGAGATCGCTTCTGGTATCAGGAGGGGTTTGCTGGTAATCTGGTTATATCTGATGTAGCAGTCAGCCTGGTGACTGGAGAGCCTTCCGTTTTTGATGTGGCTCCGATAAGAAATAACGGAGAGGTTGTTGGTCTGCTGGTTGCTCGTCGTAATCCGGCTTTTTTAACTGAAGTGGTCAGTGGTCTGGGCGATGGGGAAAACCAGTATGGACTCATTATTAGTGAAAACGGTGTCCTGATGGCTCATCCCAATCAGCAATTAGTAATCGATGAGACCAATATCTATGAAGCAGCTGAACAAGAAACTGATCTTGCACTGGGTTACGTTTTACAGGAAACGGATCTCAGTCAGGTTGCAACGATTTATTATGAGCGCGAAGGCGTTGGTAAAATTGGCCATATCGCACCAATTCCTGGAACTACCTGGACCCTGGTGATCTCGGAGTCCCAGTCATTTATGCTGGAGCCGATCAATAACCTCAGAAATGGGATTCTTTTGATCGCTTTCTTAACTGTTCTTGGTGCAGCAGCAGTGTCGTTTTTCGTATCTCGTCAGATTGCCAAGCCGGTTGCTGCGGCAAATAGTACCTTGCAGGAAATTAATCGCGGTCATTTAAGCAAGCGGGTCAAAGTTACCACACGGGATGAAGTTGGGGAGATGAGTAATACCCTGAATCAGATGGCTGATAATCTGCAGAACAATATCGTTGGATTAATGAATCAGATTGCCCAAGGAGATGTGTCAGCACAACTTTCAGTGGCTGATGACCAGGACGAAATAACACCGGCGCTTATAACGACGGTCGAAACAGTTCGTGCTCTGATTGCGGAAGCAAGTTCTTTAGCTGATGCTGCCAAGGCTGGTAAATGGGATACTCGTGGGGATGCACAAGCATTCTCTGGTGGGTTTAAGGAAATTGTCCAAGGGGTTAACGATACCCTGGATATAGTTGTTGATCAGATGGTTTGGTATGAAGCTATTTTGGATTCGGTACCATTTCCGATCCATGTGACTGATAACGACATGAAATGGGTATTCATGAATAAATCCTTTGAAGACTTTCTGGTTAATAATGGTGCAATACAAGATCGAGAATCTGCTAAAGGAATGGACTGCTGGCATGCCGGAGCAGAGATATGCCAGACGGAAAACTGTGGGATCCGTCAGCTGGTTGATCACGATAATCCGCAGTCTTACTTTGAATGGCATGGACGAAATAATAAACAGGATACAGCTTATCTTAAAAATGCAAAAGGTGAAAACATTGGTTTCGTGGAGACTGTTACTGATTTGACAGAAATCATGCGGGTCAGTAACTATACAGCTGCTGAAGTTTCGCGTTTAGCCGCCAATTTAAATCTTCTGGCTCAGGGGAACATTGATTTAGATCTGAATCTTATGGAAGCAGATGAGTACACGACTGAAGTCAGTAACCAGTTTATAACGATTAGAGATAATCTGTCAGAAGTAAAGAATTCTGTAGAACATTTGATTAACGATGCCACTATGATGGCTCTGGCCGGGATGCAGGGGCAGCTTGATACCAGAGCGGATGCATCGGCTCATCAGGGTCAGTTTTCTGAGATTGTAGTTGGTTTAAATGGCATTATGGACGCAGTGGTAGGTCCAATCAAGGAAGCGTCAGCCACGCTTAAGGAACTTGCCCAGGGGAATTTAAATACCGAAATGACGGGTATTTACAATGGTGATTATGTCCAGATTAAAGATGATATGAACCGGACCGTTACCTTCCTGAAACGTTATGTCAATGAGATTACCGAGACCTTGACAGAAATTGGACAGGGCAACCTGGATCTGGAAATTACTGATGATTATCTGGGGGATTTCCAGGCCATTAAGGATTCGCTCAATGGCATTACCAGCGAGTTAAGCTCTACCTTGGCAACAATCGGTGAGGCTTCCGGACAGGTGGAATCTGGAGCAAACCAGATTTCTGACGGTGGACAGGCTCTTTCTCAGGGGGCATCAGAACAGGCGGCGGCCATACAGGAACTCAATGCCTCGATGGAAGAAGTGGCCGGTGATACCTCTCGTAATGCTACCAATGCCAACCAGGCCAATGTTCTCTCCAGTGATGTGAAATCCAGTGCGGAGGATGGTAATAGTCAGATGGATGCGATGGTTGTGGCCATGAATGATATTAATGAATCATCCAATAATATTTCGAAAATCATCAGGGTTATTGATGACATTGCCTTCCAGACCAATATTCTGGCCCTAAATGCCGCAGTGGAAGCAGCTCGGGCAGGCCAGCATGGTAAAGGTTTTGCCGTAGTTGCTGAAGAAGTAAGAACTCTGGCAGCCAGAAGTGCTGAAGCGGCCAGGGAAACGACTGACCTGATCGAGGGCTCTATCAGTAAGGTTGAAGCTGGAACCACCATTGCTAGTCAGACCTCTGAAAGCTTAAAAGAAATTCTTGATAAAATTGGCACCATGACTAATCTGGTAGCAGAAATTGCCACAGCTTCCAATGATCAGGCAACCAAGATCAATGAAATCAATACCGGGATTGAGCAGGTCTCCAAAGTTGTCCAGACAAACTCGGCAACTGCCGAAGAGAGCGCTGCTGCCAGTGAAGAGCTCCTGGGTCAGGCTGAACTTCTAAAAGGGCGGGTCAATGCATTTAAACTTAAAAAAGGTGGCAGTAGCAGCTATCAGGCCCCAGCCGCTAAACTGGCCCACAGCAGCCGATAG
- a CDS encoding methyl-accepting chemotaxis protein, with protein MEKDFKLGMRLTTKLILMTVLILIAAATVMGFFSVSRGTSIIETENAQDADDFVSESANHIGAIIESHFGVLNEVAQRDSVISMDFETQSAALADDISRLELENIAIMDMNGHAKYIAEGGEFDAAGQSCFEDGLAGNLCISDVVEDPVTGEPSIFEVVPIKNNNQVVGLLVARRDPTFMTDVVSALGDGENQYALVMSANGVLMAHPNAELVMQKLNIYETAHSENETDLALGFVLQDMDLSQVASIYYEKYGEPKIGHIAPVPGTTWTLVISESQEFMLQPINDLKKGIILIAFSTVLGGAAIALFVSRMIAKPVIAANDMIKELDLGHLSKRVEITTRDEVGEMSASLNHMAGNLQSNVVGLMQQIANGDVSAELEIIDTEDEITPALKTTVETIRGLIAEAASLSEAAKAGKWETRGDAEAFAGGFKEIVQGVNETLDIVVDQMVWYEGILDSLPFPINVTDNNMKWTFMNRAFEAFLAGNSDIKDRESAIGMDCWNAGSDICQTENCGIRQLVDHNKSESFFDYKGSNNKQTTAYLKNKKGENIGFVETITDLTEIMRVSNYTSAEVSRLASNLSLLAQGNIDFDLNLTEADEYTTEISTQFEKIRDNMSEVKNSVEHLINDATMMALAGIQGQLDTRADASSHQGQFSEIVVGLNGIMDAVVGPVKEASATLKELSQGNLNTEMSGFYNGDYVQIKDDMNQTISFLKSYVTEITSTLTEIGHGNLDLEITADYLGDFRAIKDALNAITTELSATLSTIGDASNQVEAGANQISDGGQALSQGASEQAAAIQELNASMDEVANDTSRNATNANQANALSSDVKNSAEAGNSQMDEMVGAMNDINESSNNISKIIRVIDDIAFQTNILALNAAVEAARAGQHGKGFAVVAEEVRTLAARSAEAARETTELIEGSINKVEAGTAIATDTAESLKGILAKIESMTSLVGEIANASNAQATKINEINTGIEQVAKVVQTNSATAEESAAASEELLGQAELLKSRVYAFKLKKGGSSSYQAPAAKLAPSQPTEDVSIELDDFDMNSFNDFNSDKY; from the coding sequence ATGGAGAAAGATTTTAAATTGGGGATGCGTTTAACGACTAAACTCATTCTGATGACTGTTCTGATTCTGATAGCAGCAGCAACCGTCATGGGCTTTTTTTCGGTTAGTCGCGGGACATCTATTATTGAAACGGAAAACGCGCAGGATGCCGATGATTTTGTGTCGGAAAGCGCCAATCATATAGGAGCGATTATTGAAAGTCACTTTGGAGTATTGAATGAAGTGGCTCAAAGAGATTCTGTGATCAGCATGGACTTTGAAACTCAAAGTGCCGCTCTGGCTGACGATATTTCGCGGTTGGAGTTAGAAAATATTGCCATAATGGATATGAATGGTCATGCTAAATACATTGCTGAGGGTGGTGAATTTGACGCCGCGGGCCAGTCTTGCTTTGAAGATGGCCTGGCAGGAAATTTGTGTATCTCAGATGTGGTTGAAGATCCGGTGACTGGTGAGCCATCAATTTTCGAGGTTGTTCCTATTAAAAATAATAATCAGGTTGTTGGCCTGCTGGTGGCCCGCCGTGATCCGACTTTCATGACTGATGTGGTCAGTGCTCTTGGTGACGGAGAAAATCAGTATGCCCTGGTTATGAGTGCAAATGGTGTTCTGATGGCCCACCCAAATGCAGAGTTAGTCATGCAGAAACTCAATATTTATGAGACCGCTCATAGTGAAAATGAAACCGACCTGGCCCTGGGATTTGTCCTTCAGGACATGGATTTAAGTCAGGTTGCAAGCATTTACTATGAAAAATATGGAGAACCTAAAATTGGCCATATTGCCCCAGTTCCTGGGACGACCTGGACCCTGGTTATATCGGAATCCCAGGAGTTTATGCTGCAGCCGATCAATGATCTGAAAAAAGGGATTATCTTAATTGCCTTTTCAACCGTTCTTGGTGGGGCGGCAATAGCCCTTTTTGTCTCTCGCATGATCGCCAAACCGGTAATCGCCGCCAACGATATGATTAAGGAACTCGATCTAGGTCATTTAAGCAAGCGGGTTGAAATCACTACCCGTGACGAAGTCGGGGAAATGAGCGCTTCCCTTAATCATATGGCCGGAAATCTGCAGAGTAATGTTGTTGGCCTGATGCAGCAGATTGCAAATGGAGACGTTTCGGCTGAACTGGAAATTATTGATACTGAGGATGAGATTACTCCGGCACTAAAAACTACAGTTGAAACCATTCGTGGTCTGATTGCTGAAGCCGCATCATTGTCTGAAGCTGCTAAAGCTGGCAAGTGGGAAACCCGAGGCGATGCTGAGGCCTTTGCTGGTGGCTTTAAGGAAATTGTACAGGGAGTCAATGAAACCCTGGATATTGTTGTCGATCAGATGGTCTGGTATGAAGGAATCCTTGATTCACTTCCTTTCCCAATCAATGTTACGGATAACAATATGAAATGGACCTTTATGAACCGTGCTTTTGAAGCTTTTCTGGCTGGCAACAGTGATATTAAAGATCGTGAGTCCGCTATTGGAATGGATTGCTGGAATGCTGGCTCTGATATCTGCCAGACAGAAAACTGCGGGATCAGACAACTGGTGGATCACAATAAGTCAGAATCATTCTTTGATTATAAGGGCAGTAATAATAAGCAGACCACTGCCTATCTGAAAAATAAAAAGGGTGAGAATATCGGTTTTGTGGAAACAATTACTGATCTGACAGAAATCATGAGAGTCAGCAATTATACGTCTGCTGAGGTTTCACGTCTGGCTTCTAATTTAAGTCTTCTGGCCCAGGGGAATATTGATTTTGATCTGAACCTGACTGAAGCCGATGAATATACAACTGAAATCAGCACGCAGTTTGAAAAGATTAGAGATAATATGTCTGAAGTAAAAAATTCAGTGGAACACCTGATCAATGATGCGACCATGATGGCTCTGGCCGGTATTCAAGGTCAGCTGGATACGCGGGCGGATGCATCGTCTCATCAGGGACAGTTCTCGGAAATCGTCGTCGGTTTAAACGGCATTATGGATGCGGTAGTAGGACCGGTCAAGGAAGCTTCGGCAACCCTTAAAGAATTGTCACAGGGGAACCTGAACACTGAAATGTCCGGCTTCTATAATGGTGATTACGTTCAGATTAAAGATGATATGAATCAGACTATCAGCTTCCTGAAAAGCTATGTCACTGAAATAACCAGTACGCTGACAGAAATCGGCCATGGTAATCTCGATCTGGAAATTACCGCCGACTATCTGGGCGACTTCCGCGCTATCAAGGATGCCTTGAATGCCATCACTACTGAATTAAGCGCAACACTTTCAACGATCGGCGATGCCTCCAATCAGGTGGAAGCCGGTGCCAATCAGATTTCTGATGGTGGACAGGCTCTGTCCCAGGGTGCATCCGAACAAGCGGCAGCTATTCAGGAACTTAATGCTTCAATGGATGAAGTAGCCAATGATACTTCCCGTAATGCAACTAACGCAAATCAGGCCAATGCTCTTTCCAGCGATGTGAAAAACAGTGCTGAAGCGGGTAATTCCCAGATGGATGAAATGGTTGGCGCGATGAATGATATTAATGAATCGTCCAACAATATCTCTAAAATTATCCGGGTGATTGATGACATTGCCTTCCAGACCAATATTCTGGCCCTAAATGCCGCAGTGGAAGCAGCTCGGGCTGGCCAGCATGGCAAAGGCTTTGCCGTGGTCGCTGAAGAAGTGCGAACATTGGCAGCTCGAAGCGCTGAAGCAGCTAGAGAAACAACTGAGCTGATCGAAGGTTCAATTAATAAGGTTGAAGCTGGAACGGCAATTGCCACAGATACTGCTGAAAGTCTCAAGGGAATACTTGCGAAGATTGAGAGTATGACCAGCCTGGTGGGTGAAATAGCTAATGCATCAAATGCACAGGCGACTAAGATTAATGAAATCAATACCGGGATTGAGCAGGTTGCAAAAGTAGTCCAGACAAATTCGGCAACAGCCGAAGAAAGTGCTGCAGCCAGCGAAGAATTGTTAGGCCAGGCAGAGCTGTTGAAGAGTCGGGTTTATGCATTTAAACTTAAAAAAGGTGGCAGTAGCAGCTATCAGGCTCCAGCCGCTAAGCTGGCCCCTAGTCAGCCGACAGAAGATGTCAGCATTGAACTTGATGATTTTGATATGAATAGCTTCAATGATTTTAACAGTGACAAATATTAG
- a CDS encoding NAD(P)/FAD-dependent oxidoreductase, translated as MSFENLLSPINIGSLKIRNRVVMGAMGSGTAHDNATVSECERAYYAERAKGGVGLIITEVTRVDNETGVMMPRQTSAATDDCIPGLTKLAKDIHFYDGAIFIQLHHPGRQTDNIAIGGRATISPSGIKSMLTQAECREMTKEDIKKLIDNYIDAAERCYKAGIDGVELHSAHGYLLNQFISPLTNKRTDEYGGSTENRARVIKEIIEGIRARVGRDYPVMLRISADEFLRESMFPFEEDGLMLDEAVKICQYLVPFGLDAVNVSAGIYETMNWAWEPISYPEGWKIYLAEAIKKAVDVPVFGVGVIRNPEFAEKIIAEGKVDGVTIARGMLADPDWVNKAAKGQVEDIRRCISCLNCMDSMIENGMKGEPFACAINARAAREWFYNDARTNGDGRLVVVIGGGPAGMEAAVKLAERQFKVVLFEKEAELGGQLCLANKPPHKDKINWLIDYYKNQLNKLGVDIRLGAAATKEAIKGLSPYAVFVGTGSESIVPAAIKGIDQDFVCTSTDVLTGKVSLTGKKVAVIGSGMTGVETAELLETQDNEVCVVEMADQIGPGASWQSFSDVQARLMKFGTVFMPGHKLVEITSTGVMLEKADGQAISMDLDAVVLSLGVKAEHRLADELATDFERVIKIGDTKCVGRIANAVETAFAAAYHLI; from the coding sequence ATGTCATTTGAAAATCTGTTATCACCTATTAATATTGGTTCTTTGAAAATTAGAAATCGCGTTGTTATGGGCGCGATGGGTTCTGGAACGGCTCATGATAACGCTACAGTTTCGGAATGTGAACGTGCTTATTATGCTGAGCGGGCCAAAGGCGGAGTTGGTTTGATTATTACTGAAGTAACCCGGGTTGATAATGAAACCGGGGTGATGATGCCGCGTCAGACATCGGCAGCTACCGATGATTGTATCCCAGGTCTTACCAAGCTGGCTAAAGATATACATTTTTACGATGGGGCGATCTTTATTCAATTGCATCATCCAGGTCGTCAGACTGATAATATAGCTATCGGTGGAAGGGCAACCATTTCGCCTAGTGGGATAAAAAGTATGCTGACCCAGGCCGAGTGTCGGGAAATGACTAAAGAGGATATAAAAAAACTGATCGATAATTATATCGATGCTGCTGAGCGCTGCTACAAGGCAGGGATTGATGGTGTCGAACTCCATAGTGCTCATGGATATCTGCTTAACCAGTTTATTTCACCGTTAACCAATAAGCGCACCGATGAATATGGTGGCAGTACCGAAAACCGTGCCCGGGTGATTAAAGAAATCATCGAGGGGATTCGGGCTCGAGTCGGACGGGATTATCCGGTCATGCTGAGAATTTCTGCCGATGAATTTTTGCGGGAGTCTATGTTTCCCTTTGAAGAAGATGGACTGATGCTTGATGAGGCCGTTAAGATCTGCCAGTATCTGGTGCCTTTTGGTTTGGATGCAGTTAATGTTTCAGCCGGTATCTATGAAACCATGAATTGGGCATGGGAACCAATTTCCTATCCTGAAGGATGGAAAATCTATTTAGCAGAAGCGATAAAAAAAGCTGTAGATGTACCAGTCTTTGGTGTTGGCGTGATCAGAAATCCGGAATTTGCAGAAAAAATCATTGCTGAAGGTAAGGTGGATGGGGTAACCATTGCCCGTGGTATGCTGGCTGATCCGGATTGGGTTAATAAAGCTGCAAAAGGCCAGGTCGAAGATATCCGGCGCTGTATTTCCTGCCTCAATTGCATGGATTCAATGATTGAAAATGGTATGAAGGGAGAGCCCTTTGCGTGTGCAATTAATGCTCGAGCCGCTCGTGAGTGGTTCTACAATGATGCCCGTACTAATGGTGACGGGCGGCTGGTAGTTGTTATCGGCGGTGGCCCGGCCGGGATGGAAGCGGCGGTCAAACTGGCTGAACGACAATTTAAGGTCGTGCTTTTTGAAAAAGAAGCTGAACTGGGCGGCCAGCTCTGTCTGGCTAATAAACCACCCCATAAGGACAAAATTAACTGGTTGATTGATTACTATAAAAATCAGCTCAATAAACTTGGGGTTGATATCCGACTGGGCGCAGCTGCGACCAAAGAAGCGATTAAAGGCTTAAGTCCTTATGCCGTTTTTGTCGGTACCGGTTCTGAATCCATTGTTCCGGCTGCCATCAAAGGGATTGATCAGGACTTTGTATGTACTAGTACTGACGTTTTGACAGGAAAAGTCAGCCTGACCGGTAAAAAAGTGGCAGTAATCGGTTCTGGTATGACCGGTGTCGAAACCGCAGAGCTTTTGGAAACCCAGGATAATGAAGTTTGTGTCGTGGAAATGGCGGATCAAATAGGACCTGGCGCCAGCTGGCAGTCTTTCAGCGATGTCCAGGCAAGATTGATGAAATTTGGAACGGTCTTTATGCCAGGCCATAAACTGGTGGAAATTACCAGCACTGGAGTAATGCTGGAAAAAGCTGATGGACAGGCGATATCGATGGATCTGGATGCAGTTGTTTTATCGCTTGGTGTTAAAGCCGAGCATCGTTTGGCTGATGAATTGGCAACTGATTTTGAAAGAGTGATTAAAATTGGTGATACCAAATGTGTTGGACGTATTGCCAATGCGGTAGAAACAGCTTTTGCCGCCGCTTATCATTTAATATAA